From a single Mycolicibacterium moriokaense genomic region:
- a CDS encoding Rieske (2Fe-2S) protein yields MERRAVCAIEDLPPGTMKLVQAGKYGVGVYNIDGTLYAIANYCSHEGAPLCLGYTRGTTEYDPEMPDQIRHVREGQIARCPWHQWEFDITTGENLADPKKRVRTYEVDVVDGQVYLTA; encoded by the coding sequence ATGGAGCGCCGAGCGGTGTGCGCGATCGAGGATCTGCCTCCGGGAACCATGAAATTGGTGCAGGCCGGCAAGTACGGCGTGGGCGTCTACAACATCGACGGCACGCTGTACGCGATCGCGAACTACTGCTCGCACGAGGGCGCTCCACTGTGTCTCGGCTACACCAGGGGCACCACCGAATACGACCCTGAGATGCCCGACCAGATCCGACATGTGCGCGAAGGCCAGATCGCGCGCTGCCCATGGCATCAGTGGGAATTCGATATCACCACAGGGGAGAACCTCGCCGACCCGAAGAAGCGAGTGCGCACCTACGAGGTCGACGTCGTCGACGGACAGGTGTATTTGACCGCATGA